A DNA window from Pungitius pungitius chromosome 1, fPunPun2.1, whole genome shotgun sequence contains the following coding sequences:
- the aurkaip1 gene encoding aurora kinase A-interacting protein encodes MFSSRVVPRLLRRATCAFQGHGEISNGCVHPVLPACCSSLQRKPRSYSTAADNTPPPRWVQLEPELDEALVPRKLSVSPLESWLSLRYFLPPLLESAQPREDVGLLEEKVLPPISVPVMEDGEGSPTPLSCKNVLEIRRRKMNRHNYKKLLKRTKFLRRRVLEGRGKKKQKRFEEDLKRIWTRAGLKKAPEGWHAPKIFIKQHGNKRD; translated from the exons ATGTTTAGTTCAAGGGTTGTCCCCCGTTTATTACGTAGAGCAACAT GTGCATTTCAAGGCCATGGAGAAATTTCGAATGGATGTGTACACCCGGTTCTTCCTGCCTGTTGTTCTTCGCTACAACGTAAACCGAGAAGCTACTCGACGGCAGCAGACAACACGCCTCCCCCTCGATGGGTACAACTGGAGCCAGAGCTGGACGAGGCCCTCGTGCCGCGTAAATTGTCAGTGAGTCCTCTGGAGAGCTGGCTCTCGCTACGCTACTTTCTTCCCCCCCTGCTGGAGTCGGCTCAGCCGCGGGAGGACGtggggctgctggaggagaaggtgcTGCCCCCCATCTCTGTCCCCGtgatggaggatggagagggtTCGCCTACACCCCTCAGCTGCAAAAATGTTCTGGAGATCCGACGGCGGAAGATGAACCGACATAATTACAAGAAACTGCTTAAGCGGACTAAGTTCTTGAGGCGGAGAGTGCTAGAGGGcagggggaaaaagaaacag AAACGTTTTGAAGAGGATCTGAAGAGGATTTGGACACGGGCTGGACTGAAGAAAGCTCCAGAAGGCTGGCATGCACCAAAGATCTTCATCAAGCAGCACGGAAACAAAAGAGACTGA